A window of Chiloscyllium plagiosum isolate BGI_BamShark_2017 chromosome 2, ASM401019v2, whole genome shotgun sequence genomic DNA:
GTCACAGTCAGACTGGATCACCCAGCAGGACCACAGCACAGTCACACTGGATCACCCAGAGGTCACAGTCAGATTGGATCACCCAGCAGGACCACAGCGCAGTCAGACTGGATCACCCAGAGGTCACAGTCAGACTGGATCACACAGCCGGAGCACAGCACAGTCAGACTGGATCACCCAGCTGGACCACAGCACAGTCAGACTGGATCACACAGAAGTCACAGTCAGACTGGATCACCCAGCCGGACCACAGCACAGTCAAGCTGGATCACCCAGCCGGACCACAGCACAGTCAGGCTGGATCACCCAGAGGTCACAGTCAGACTGGATCACCCAGCTGGACCACAGCACAGTCAGGCTGGATCACCCAGTGGTCACAGTCAGACTGGATCACCCAGCTGGACCACAGCACAGTCAGACTGGATCACCCAGAGGTCACAGTCAGACTGGATCACCCAGAGGCCACCGTCAGACTGGATCACCcagagagagtgaggtctgcagattctggagaatcAGAGTGGTGAGACTGCGTCACTGAGAGGTCACAGTGACATGGATCACCAAGAGATTGCAGTGAGACCGGATGACTGAAAGATCACAGTAAGACTGTATAACGGAGAGGTCACATTGAGACTGCATCATAAAGAgataatgatgaaactgtatcACCCAGATATCTCAGTAAGACTGTGTCATCAAGACGTCACAATGAGACTGTATCATCAAATAGTCATCGTGAGACTGCATCACTAAGAGGACATGGCGAGACTGTATCACCAAGAGCTCACAATATGACTGTATATCACTGAGAACTTGTGGTGAGACTGTATCACCAAGAGATCACATTAAGACTGTATCACCAATAGGTCACAGTGAGACTGTATCACTGAGAGATCACAGTATAACTGTGTCATCAAGAGGTCGCAGTGAGACTGTATCATCAAGTGATCATGGTGAAACTGCATCACTGAGAGGTCATAGCAAGACTGTATCACTGAGAGATCACAATAAGACTTTACCACTGAGAGGTCATGGTGAGACTGTATCACTAAGAGATCACATTAAAACTGTATCATTAATAGGTCACGGTGAGACTGTATCACTGAGCGATAACAGTAAGATTGTGTCATCAAGCGGTCACAGTGAAACTGAATCATCAAGAGGTCATGGTGAGACTGTATCAATGAGAGATCACAATAAAACTGTATCACTGAGAAGTCATGGTGAGACTGTATCACCGAGAAGTCATGGTGAGACTGTATCACCGAGAGATCACAATAAGACTTTATTATCAACAGGTCACAGTGAGACAGTATCACTGAAAGATCACAGTTAGAGTCTATCATCAAGAGGTCATGGTGAGACTGTATCACCAATAGGTCATGATGAAACTGTATCACTGAGAGATCACAGTAAGACTGTATCACCGAGATGTCATGGTGAGACCGTATACCGAGACACCACAGTAAGACTGTATCACCGAGAGGTCACACTGAGACTGTATCACTGAGAGATGAATGGAAAACTGTGTTATCAAGAGGTCACAGTGAGACTGTATTACTGAAGATCAAAGAATGTATCTTTGAGAGATTATGGTGAGGCTGTATCACTGAGAGATCACCGTAAAACTGCATCATTGAGAGATTACAGTAAGACTGTATCACCAAGGGGTCACAGTGAGACTATTTCACTGAGAAGTCATGGTCAGACTATACAACAGAACACAGTGAGACTGTACCACTAAGAGGTCACAGTGAGACTATATCACTGAGAGATTACAGTAAGATTGTCTCACCAAGAGGTCACAGTGAGATTGTATCACCGAGACGTCATGGTGAGACTATATCACCGAGAGATTGTGGTGAGACTGTATCACTGAGAGATCACAGCAAAACTGTATCACCGATATGTCACAGTAAGACTGAACCACCAAGAGGTCATAGTAAGACTGTATGACCAAGAGATCACAGTGAGATTGTATAACCGAGAGATCACAGTAAGACGGTGTCACCAAGAGATCACAGTGAGATTGTATCACCAAGCAGTCATGGTGAGACTATTTCACCGAGAAGTCACAGTGACACTATACCAAGAGATCACAGTGAGACTGTATTACTGAGAGGTCATGGTGAGAATATATCACAGAGAAATCACAATAAAACTGTATCACCAAGAGGTCACGGTGAGACTGTATCACTGCGAGATCACAATAAGACTATATCACTGAGAGGTCATGGTGAGATTATTTCACCATGACCTCTCAGTGTATCACCAAGAAGTCACAGTGAGACTATatctcagtgtgggtggcacggtggcacagtggttagcattgctgcctcacagcgccagagacccgggttcaattcccgcctcaggtgaatgtctgtgtggagtttgcacgttctccccatgtctacgtgggtttcctccgggtgctccggtttcttcgcacagtccaaaaatgtgcaggttaggtgaattggccatgctaaattgcccgtagcgttaggtgaaggggtaaatgtaggggaatgggtctgcgtgggttgcgcttcggcgggtcagtgtggacttgttgggccaaaggacctgtttccacactgtaagtaatctaatctattctatacCGAGAGATCACAGTGAGACTGGATCACAGAGAGATCACTGTAAGATTGTATCACCAAGAGGTCACATGAGACTGTATTactgaggggtcatagtttgactGTATCACCAAGAGGTCAAAGTGAGACTGCATCACCAATAGGTCACAGTAAAATTGTATCACCAAGAGGTCATGGTGAGACTATATCACTGTGAGGTCGTAGAGAGACTGTATCACAGAGAGGTAACAGTGAGAGTGTATCTGTAAGAGATCACAGTAAGACTACTACTGAGAAGTCATGGTGAGATTGTATCACCAAGAGGTCACAGAGAGACTGTATCACCAAGAGATCACAGTATCACTGAGATGTCATGGACAGACTGTATAGTTGAGAGGTTATGGTTATATCATATCACTGACAGATCAGGGTAAGACTGTATCACTCCAAGATCACAGTGATATTGTATCACTGAAAGATCACAGTGAGATTGTATCACTGCCAGGCCATGACAAGACTGTATCACTGATATGTCATACTGACACTGTATGATCGACAGCTAATGGTAAGACTGAACCATTGAAAGGCCACAGCGAAACTGTGTCAATGAGTGGTCAAGATAAGACAGTCCAACTGACAGGTCCTGATGAGCCTGTATCACTGAAAAGTCTCTGTGAGACTCTACCATTTACAAGTCACCATGAGACTATATCCATGAAAGGTCATGGTGAGATTGTATCTCTGACAGGCCATAATAAGACTATTTCACAGAGAGATCACCATGAGACTGCATAATTGACACATCATGCTGAGAATGTCTTACTGAGTGTCACTATGTGACTGTATCACTGTTAGGTCTCAGTTAAATTAAGTCACTGATAGATGACAGTGAAACTGTAACACTGACAGGTAATAGTGAATCTGTGTCACAGATAAGTCACAGTGCTACACTATCACTGACAGGTAACAGCAAAAATAACTCGCTGACAGGTCACAGTGAAACTGTATCAATGACAGGTCAAAGTTAAATTGTATTATTGAAAGGTAACAGTGAAACAATCTTACTATAAAACTAACAGAGTGAAACTGTCTCACTTTAATAACCAACAGAGTGAAACTATCtaatctggcagtatctatggaagagaaattgaatgaatatttgcaatccaatatgattcttcctCTTCTGAAGTaacatctccacagatgctgccagacctgctgagtttctccagtattttctatctttgtttcaaattttgaacatccacaacatttcattttcatttcagtgAAATTGTCTCATTAGGAAAACTAACACAGTGAAGCTACCTCACTTGGTTTCGACACTACAATCAAACCAGCTCAGTTGGATAACCAATACAGTTAAACTATCTCACTGTGATAACCAATACAGTTAAACCATCTCACTGTGATAACCAACAAAGTGAAATGATCTCATTTTGATAACTGACAAAGTGAAATTATCTTGTTGGGATAACCATCGTTTAGAAACTATCTCACTGTAATAACCAGCAAAGTTTAACTATCTCACTTGGATAACCAACAAGTGGAATTCACTGTGATATCCATCACAGAGAAATTATCTCACTGTGATGGATATCATTATCAATTTCTCTGTGTTATCCattaaagagaaactgttttaCCTATGATAAGCAACATAAAGAAACTATTTCACTATGAAAGCCATGCAGATAAACTATCTCAACTCACAAATAAATGAGCCATGATATTGAACCAAGGAGTAGACctgaggaactgaatggcttactttggTTCCTATTTCATCTGTATGTATTTTAGTATCTCAGTAAGATAACTAACAGTGAAATTATGTACCTTGAATGACCGAGAGAATGAAACAATCTCACTGTGATAACTAACAGGGTGAACCAATGCATTTAGTTTTCTCAGCCCCTGAATAAAGTGGGCAATAAAAGAGTCAGTTGGGAAGTATGGTGAAATTGGAAAAAATGAAATTCTTGATATTGAGGAAAAAAAGATTAGTTTTATGCTCAAGGTTTGAGCTGGGAGCTGAGAATTTTGTTTGTGAGTGGCAAGAGGCCTCTTCGCAAGCATTTATTTCTCTCATTATTTATTCTCACCTCATTTACATACAAGTTCATATTTCCCATTTGGTGGAGAGTAACAAAACAACAACAATTCTTGATATAGATGTCAAGGTAGGATACCTGGTGGCTCTAGCTTGGTGTGTGTCCCTCCTGGGTAGCAATTGCTGACATCTGAGGGTGCACACTATGGGCAGTGATGGCCTGCACTGTTTGGTACCTAGAGGTCAGCATCAGATACATCGGTCTCACCATGTCATCAAGACACATCTCTGACTCACTCACTACACTGTTCCCCACATTAATACTGCACTTTGGAGTGCACCAACACCTTTCATTGAATGCTGCTGCTGACAGGTCACTTTATGTGCAGGAATAGGCTCCCAACTCATGTATCAAAGTAAGGTGTATATCGGGGCTCTTTGCATGCTCTCTTCATACTCAGTCACTTTTCACCAACTTGAATACTAACACCATTCTGCCTTGTCTTGCCTTGAATTTTTTGCATTTTGGCACTTTATTCAGAACTTAAAGGCTCAATGTACTTTTGTTTTGCCTTGCATTTAATGCAGGCAGaaagccataagaccataaaatatttgagcagaattgggccattcggctgattgagtctgctctgccattcgatcatagctaatttgtttctcaaccccattcttctgccttcccctcataatccttgatccccttattaatcgagaacctatccatctctgtcttaaatagactcaatgactTGCCTCCACAACcttttgcagcaatgagttctacagattcaccaccctctggctgaagaaatacatcctcatctcagttttaaagggtcacccttcactctgaggctgtgacctAGTCTCTTTGACTAGTGTAAACATCTTctacatccattctatccaggcctcccattgttctgtaagttttaatgagattccccccccacccaaacAATCTTCCTAAACTCTATCGcctacagacccagagtcctcaaccgctctcATATGTCAAACCAGGCAACCAATCATGATCGCCAGCATTCATCAGTCAAGATAGTGGATGTATTGCTGTGTGGTAATATGttacatcaatgtcacacctgcaCTAACCTttgcagcaaacacactgaatGTGCTCCAGCTAAATGGCTTTGtttcaaagtctaaggggagttGTCTTCACTCAAGTCATGTGGGACTGTCATTAGTCAGATGGTATTGCCACAGCCAGTCAAATTCGATCTCAGTTCATGGGGTTTGGGCACAGTCAGTTGGCCACTTGGATGATCAAGGTCTTGAGTTCTGTATCACTGCAGTA
This region includes:
- the LOC122557332 gene encoding filaggrin-2-like: MRLIPGVIPSDNDSRSEGDPRDDDDSGVTVILGVTVIPGVTVNPEMRLILGDNDSGSEGDPGEVTVRLDHPAGPQRSQTGSPRGHSQIGSPSRTTAQSDWITQRSQSDWITQQDHSAVRLDHPEVTVRLDHPAGPQRSQTGSPRGHSQTGSPSRTTAQSGWITQRSQSDWITQQDHSTVTLDHPEVTVRLDHPAGPQRSQTGSPRGHSQTGSHSRSTAQSDWITQLDHSTVRLDHTEVTVRLDHPAGPQHSQAGSPSRTTAQSGWITQRSQSDWITQLDHSTVRLDHPVVTVRLDHPAGPQHSQTGSPRGHSQTGSPRGHRQTGSPRESEVCRFWRIRVVRLRH